In a genomic window of Procambarus clarkii isolate CNS0578487 chromosome 10, FALCON_Pclarkii_2.0, whole genome shotgun sequence:
- the LOC123745994 gene encoding uncharacterized protein isoform X1: MTRACAAAATGPPAVWDPVPWDGKVAGGLIGLKDTSFKTRQIMVCKGVEKEEHIHRCLWENVGPVPDQPFAQYVMDKMKFSAEKDALIDAVSGEKFKYGDVISLVRNLSYGWQETGLEACHVVCLVTPNSIHAPPIFLAAVASSAVVTLANPLYTPDELRRHIIDSQSKWVIVHPLFLATVQAATKDLDDLKGIYLLGNEAKDSVEAVYSLKKEAPDNWECQGVCGDKVAHLPYSSGTTGLPKGVQLTATNWLAVLSTVGRKEYLYINHEDVVLGILPFFHTFGIGLMLASLTQGATMITLPRFIPDLFLNAIQTYKVTVLPLVPPLAIFVAKHELVEHFDLSSVTNVFSGAAPLSGEIQKLLAERLSGVTVRQGFGMTETTLGTLSSESRDVGAVGSVVAHCEAKIVDMESGDSLGPGERGELCFRGAIITKGYLNNEEATEELIDSEGWLHTGDVSYYNEKRVFYIVDRIKELIKYKGFQVPPAELEGLLMTHEAIADAGVIGVKDEEAEELPKAYIVLKPGRTVVPEDIVNWVKERVAPHKRLRGGVEITDVVPRSSAGKILRRKLREHFNV; this comes from the exons GTCTAATTGGATTGAAGGATACATCATTTAAAACTAGACAAATCATGGTCTGCAAGGGGGTGGAGAAGGAAGAGCATATTCATCGATGTCTGTGGGAAAATGTGGGTCCAGTGCCAGACCAGCCATTTGCTCAGTATGTCATGGACAAGATGAAATTTTCTGCAGAGAAAGATGCACTA ATAGATGCAGTATCGGGCGAAAAATTTAAATATGGTGATGTGATTTCCTTGGTTCGTAACCTAAGCTATGGCTGGCAAGAAACTGGACTTGAGGCGTGTCATGTAGTATGCTTGGTGACGCCCAATAGTATCCATGCCCCACCAATTTTTCTCGCTGCGGTCGCATCCTCGGCTGTGGTGACCCTAGCGAACCCCCTCTACACTCCAG ATGAACTGCGTCGGCATATCATTGACAGTCAGTCAAAGTGGGTCATTGTCCATCCACTTTTTCTTGCTACTGTTCAAGCAGCTACAAAGGATTTGGATGACTTAAAG GGTATTTATCTGTTGGGAAATGAAGCCAAAGATTCTGTAGAAGCCGTGTATAGCCTAAAGAAAGAAGCTCCTGACAActgggagtgccagggtgtgtgCGGTGATAAAGTGGCCCATCTGCCCTACTCCTCGGGCACTACAGGCCTACCCAAGGGTGTTCAACTTACAGCAACAAACTGGCTGGCAGTTCTCTCAACTGTTGG GAGAAAGGAGTACTTATATATAAACCATGAAGATGTTGTTTTAggaattttgccatttttccatacTTTTGGGATTGGCTTAATGCTGGCATCCCTCACCCAGGGAGCAACTATGATCACTCTACCCCGATTCATTCCAGATCTTTTCCTGAATGCAATTCAGACTTATAAG GTTACGGTATTACCACTGGTACCCCCGCTGGCCATTTTTGTGGCCAAGCATGAATTAGTTGAACACTTTGACCTGAGCTCGGTTACTAATGTGTTCTCTGGAGCTGCTCCTCTTTCTGGAGAGATACAAAAATTACTCGCTGAGCGG CTTTCAGGAGTCACGGTGAGACAAGGTTTTGGAATGACCGAGACTACATTGGGAACCCTGTCAAGCGAGTCTCGTGACGTGGGAGCAGTTGGAAGCGTTGTTGCTCACTGTGAAGCCAAG ATTGTAGATATGGAATCTGGAGATTCTCTTGGTCCTGGTGAACGTGGAGAGCTGTGCTTCAGAGGTGCAATCATAACTAAG GGttacttaaataatgaagaagcaacagaagaactaATCGACTCGGAAGGATGGCTTCACACGGGCGATGTCAGCTATTATAATGAGAAGAGGGTCTTCTATATTGTGGACCGCATCAAGGAACTTATTAAATACAAAGGCTTCCAG GTTCCTCCAGCAGAGCTTGAAGGATTGTTGATGACCCACGAGGCTATTGCTGATGCTGGCGTTATTGGTGTGAAAGATGAAGAGGCAGAAGAGCTGCCCAAAGCTTACATAGTGCTTAAACCTGGGAGAACTGTTGTACCAGAAGATATTGTTAATTGGGTAAAAG AACGGGTAGCACCTCATAAGCGCTTGCGAGGTGGCGTTGAGATTACTGATGTTGTCCCACGATCATCTGCTGGCAAGATACTCAGAAGAAAACTAAGGGAACACTTCAACGTATAA
- the LOC123745994 gene encoding uncharacterized protein isoform X2, whose translation MVCKGVEKEEHIHRCLWENVGPVPDQPFAQYVMDKMKFSAEKDALIDAVSGEKFKYGDVISLVRNLSYGWQETGLEACHVVCLVTPNSIHAPPIFLAAVASSAVVTLANPLYTPDELRRHIIDSQSKWVIVHPLFLATVQAATKDLDDLKGIYLLGNEAKDSVEAVYSLKKEAPDNWECQGVCGDKVAHLPYSSGTTGLPKGVQLTATNWLAVLSTVGRKEYLYINHEDVVLGILPFFHTFGIGLMLASLTQGATMITLPRFIPDLFLNAIQTYKVTVLPLVPPLAIFVAKHELVEHFDLSSVTNVFSGAAPLSGEIQKLLAERLSGVTVRQGFGMTETTLGTLSSESRDVGAVGSVVAHCEAKIVDMESGDSLGPGERGELCFRGAIITKGYLNNEEATEELIDSEGWLHTGDVSYYNEKRVFYIVDRIKELIKYKGFQVPPAELEGLLMTHEAIADAGVIGVKDEEAEELPKAYIVLKPGRTVVPEDIVNWVKERVAPHKRLRGGVEITDVVPRSSAGKILRRKLREHFNV comes from the exons ATGGTCTGCAAGGGGGTGGAGAAGGAAGAGCATATTCATCGATGTCTGTGGGAAAATGTGGGTCCAGTGCCAGACCAGCCATTTGCTCAGTATGTCATGGACAAGATGAAATTTTCTGCAGAGAAAGATGCACTA ATAGATGCAGTATCGGGCGAAAAATTTAAATATGGTGATGTGATTTCCTTGGTTCGTAACCTAAGCTATGGCTGGCAAGAAACTGGACTTGAGGCGTGTCATGTAGTATGCTTGGTGACGCCCAATAGTATCCATGCCCCACCAATTTTTCTCGCTGCGGTCGCATCCTCGGCTGTGGTGACCCTAGCGAACCCCCTCTACACTCCAG ATGAACTGCGTCGGCATATCATTGACAGTCAGTCAAAGTGGGTCATTGTCCATCCACTTTTTCTTGCTACTGTTCAAGCAGCTACAAAGGATTTGGATGACTTAAAG GGTATTTATCTGTTGGGAAATGAAGCCAAAGATTCTGTAGAAGCCGTGTATAGCCTAAAGAAAGAAGCTCCTGACAActgggagtgccagggtgtgtgCGGTGATAAAGTGGCCCATCTGCCCTACTCCTCGGGCACTACAGGCCTACCCAAGGGTGTTCAACTTACAGCAACAAACTGGCTGGCAGTTCTCTCAACTGTTGG GAGAAAGGAGTACTTATATATAAACCATGAAGATGTTGTTTTAggaattttgccatttttccatacTTTTGGGATTGGCTTAATGCTGGCATCCCTCACCCAGGGAGCAACTATGATCACTCTACCCCGATTCATTCCAGATCTTTTCCTGAATGCAATTCAGACTTATAAG GTTACGGTATTACCACTGGTACCCCCGCTGGCCATTTTTGTGGCCAAGCATGAATTAGTTGAACACTTTGACCTGAGCTCGGTTACTAATGTGTTCTCTGGAGCTGCTCCTCTTTCTGGAGAGATACAAAAATTACTCGCTGAGCGG CTTTCAGGAGTCACGGTGAGACAAGGTTTTGGAATGACCGAGACTACATTGGGAACCCTGTCAAGCGAGTCTCGTGACGTGGGAGCAGTTGGAAGCGTTGTTGCTCACTGTGAAGCCAAG ATTGTAGATATGGAATCTGGAGATTCTCTTGGTCCTGGTGAACGTGGAGAGCTGTGCTTCAGAGGTGCAATCATAACTAAG GGttacttaaataatgaagaagcaacagaagaactaATCGACTCGGAAGGATGGCTTCACACGGGCGATGTCAGCTATTATAATGAGAAGAGGGTCTTCTATATTGTGGACCGCATCAAGGAACTTATTAAATACAAAGGCTTCCAG GTTCCTCCAGCAGAGCTTGAAGGATTGTTGATGACCCACGAGGCTATTGCTGATGCTGGCGTTATTGGTGTGAAAGATGAAGAGGCAGAAGAGCTGCCCAAAGCTTACATAGTGCTTAAACCTGGGAGAACTGTTGTACCAGAAGATATTGTTAATTGGGTAAAAG AACGGGTAGCACCTCATAAGCGCTTGCGAGGTGGCGTTGAGATTACTGATGTTGTCCCACGATCATCTGCTGGCAAGATACTCAGAAGAAAACTAAGGGAACACTTCAACGTATAA